The window CATCATTTACATCTTCTATATAAAATTGATTATATTGTGTGTGAAATTTAAAATATTTTTTTTCCATTGTCTTATTTTTATTCATTGAACATGAAGATAATATACATATTAAAAATAAATTTTTCATAATAATTTAATTTAGGGTATAACAGGCACGAAACGTGAATAAATAACAAGACCAACTACAACAGCTGCACCCATTAATACAGGCCAGGCCTTATAAGGAACGGCTGGTCGAGAGAAATCAAAACTTCTTACAGGTTCTGGTTTCATACGTTCCATTACATCCTGTTTTACTTGTTCCTTAGTATTTCCATGTGGTACAGGTAATACCAAAAATGCATCACCAGTTTTCAATCCTGAAGCTCTATACATTGCGCCTAATGTCCCTCCTTGTATGCTGTTTTCTCGAGAAGGAACGTAAGTTACCATAGCATTATCACCTTCAAGAGTAGAAGCATATGGATATTCATCTCTTTGATATCCAGAAACAGTTTTCATCGCCTGAACATTTTGTTTTCTCCTTTTTGATACTCTTTCTTTATCGCCGTCATAATGTAAAATTGAAGGTTTTCCCATTTGAAATGCTGTTAATGTAAATTTATAAATTGTAGGTGTAAGATCCTCCAGTACAAAATGAAAACCTTTAAAATTGAGTTCTCCGCTAGTAGTGAGGTTATCTAAAAAATAGTTAAATAACTGTTGAGCATACACTCCAGTAAATCCAACACCTTGCCCATCAAATAAATTGTAAATAGCATCTACAGAATCTCCACCTCCATTACGCCCACTTCCATCATACATAAACCCCATTTCGTAATATTTATAACCACCAAACGATCCATTTCCATAAATGGTTGTATTGGGGTCAAAATCATCATTGAAAGCTGAGTTTTTACCATAAAAATCCTTCGGGTTGTAAGGAGCGTTTCCGTCAGGGTCTATAAAATTAATAGGATTATCAAAAGCATAATTATAAGGTGAATACCTTCTCATAACTTCTGCCAACGGATCTACAACGCCCCATCTACCAATATCCGGCATGTAGAATCTTGCACCATAATCATATTGACCCGTCTCCTGCAGTTCTTTACCGTTATACTTGTATTGGTAAGCATTCTGAGTAGTTGCTGTATAATTATGCATCAACCCAAAAGGATAGTAATTGTTGACTTCTACAATCTCGCCAGGTTTCCAACCCTACTAGCAAAGATTTCCGGCAGGTGAAAATTACAGATCAAAGACTGATATTTTCTTGGCTGAATAATACCGTCTTAGTTGGTGTCAATGTAGCTCAACCTTGTTTCCTAAATGGTCGATGTTGCCTACTCTTGTTTTTAAATGTTTATTTTTTATATTTTGAAAATCTGCGATTTATTTTTTTATAATTTGCATCCCTAACTCTGATTATCATTATCCTATTTCTCTTATGAAGACAGTATAAAAGAGCATAAAAAAAATATATGAACATAATAGACCTATTAAATAAATAGGAACAAGTGAAATTCTCATATCTTTTTTATTGTTATTACGTTTGCTTATGCAAAAATTATATATTGATATACCTAAAAAAAACGCCATAGCAGGAAAAAAACAAAAAATATTAAAGAGTTGCACTTTTCTAATATGTACATATTTAATAGGTGATTCCGAATGTTGACTAACATAATTTATTGTTACACAAATCAAAACAATCGCTGCGAAAAATATTAGAACTTTTGTAGGACTGAGAATGTTTATTAATTTTTTCATATACTATTTTTTATTTAACATATTTCTAAAATAAAATATTGCTCTTTGATCAGCTGGAGTATCACCAAAATTATAAAATTCATTAAGATTACTCCCAACTTTTACTTCTGCATCATGCAACCCTAAAGAATATGTCCATAATCCCCAAACAGCATTACCTCCATCCATAAGGCTAAATATTGTGTTTGTCTTTCCAAATCTAACATTATAAGAAGAATCATTTTGATTAACATATCTTCCATCTTCTCCTATATATTTTGATAAAAAACCTGCCGAAAAATCTGCCCCGCTTGCCCTCATGGATTCTTTTGCTATTAAACCATAAGAAGGAACTATTCCTCCTGTTTTTCTTAAAAATATAATATTGGCATTGGATTTTACACTCATAACTGCGTTAATTGTAGCATCTGTACTTACGGGATAATAAACTCGATCACCAATTTCATATTTCCTAGATACAAAATTTTTATTCACTCCTTTAGGATCATTAAAAAAAAGTTCCATATTTCCATTGCTTTTGTCAAAGAAGCGATTAGGGTTAGAGTTTCTAAATATCGTGGACACTTTTCCATTTCTATCTAAATAGATGTCGTCAGGAGGAGAATTTAAGTAATTTTGCATCCAAGGACTCAGTGAGTTTCCACTGCTAGCAGGATTTAAAAAATCCTGCAATATATCATAAGCTTCCTGTCCTTTGTATGTGTCTGCTCCATTACCACCAGCACCATCATACATAAAGCCCATTTCGTAATATTTATATCCTCCAAAAGAGCCATTTCCATAAATGGTCGTATTGGGGTCAAAATCATCATTGAAGGCTGAGTTTTTACCATAAAAATCCTTCGGGTTGTAAGGAGCGTTTCCGTCAGGGTCTATAAAATTCACAGGGTTGTCGAAGGCATAATTATAAGGTGAATATCTTCTCATAACTTCTGCCAATGGATCTACAACGCCCCATCTTCCAATATCAGGCATGTAGAATCTTGCACCATAATCATATTGACCCGTCTCTTGAAGTTCTTTGCCGTTATACTTGTATTGGTAAGCATTCTGAGTAGTTGCTGTATAATTATGCATCAACCCGAAAGGATAATAATTGTTGACTTCTACAATTTCTCCTGGTTTCCATTGGTCAATACACATAGGAGGATCAAAGAATCCTGTTCCTCCTGTACAGACAGGATTATTATACTGTCGTGGCTGA is drawn from Chryseobacterium muglaense and contains these coding sequences:
- a CDS encoding NucA/NucB deoxyribonuclease domain-containing protein, with protein sequence MGFMYDGSGRNGGGDSVDAIYNLFDGQGVGFTGVYAQQLFNYFLDNLTTSGELNFKGFHFVLEDLTPTIYKFTLTAFQMGKPSILHYDGDKERVSKRRKQNVQAMKTVSGYQRDEYPYASTLEGDNAMVTYVPSRENSIQGGTLGAMYRASGLKTGDAFLVLPVPHGNTKEQVKQDVMERMKPEPVRSFDFSRPAVPYKAWPVLMGAAVVVGLVIYSRFVPVIP